A window of Treponema primitia ZAS-1 genomic DNA:
CCGCACTCCCAAGGAAAGCCCCGGCCACGGCTGCGGACACAACCTCATGGCTTCAGGGGGCGCGAGTGCGGCATCGGCGTTGAAACTTGCCATGGAAACGGAAAAACTGCCCGGGACCCTGATTTACTACGGCTGTCCGGCGGAAGAAACCCTGGAAGGCAAGGTACACATGTCCAAACAGGGCCTGTTTGACAAACTGGATATCTGTCTTGCCTGGCACCCCGGCCCCTTTGCCCTGGCTGTCCTTGAAAAAAGTATGCAGTCAAGCACCGCCCTGAAATTCAATTTCCACGGGAAAACCGCCCATGCCGCTGCCAATCCCGATCTGGGCAGAAGCGCCCTGGATGCAGCGGAACTGATGAACGTTGGTATACAGTATCTGCGGGAGCATGTAAGCTCCGATGTGCGTATACACTATATCTACACCCATGGCGGGGTTGCCCCGAACGTAGTGCCTGATTATGCTCAGCTCTACTACTATGTCCGCGCCCAAACCCGTTCCGCGAACGACGAGGTGCTAAAGCGGGTAATTGATGTTTCCGAAGGGGCCGCCAAGATGACCGGCACCAGCACGGATTATGAACTTCTGGCAGGCTGTTATGATGTTTTTATCAACCACCGGCTGAACAAACTTTGCCAGGAAGCGCTGCTGAAAATTCCGCCCATAGAGTATTCAGATGAGAATAAAAAGTTTGCCGCCGAGGTCTACCGGAACGCCACGGGTAAGGAACCGGTATCGGAACTGCTTGATACCGCGGTCCCCCCGCTGACAGGAATTGTAAGTCCCATGACCGGCTCTACCGATGTGGGGGATGTGACCCATATTCTGCCGACCACCCAGTTTATGGGCGCCGGTATGATTGGGGGCCTGCCATTCCACCATTGGGCGGTTACCGCCTGTACCGGAACTGAAATCGGCCATAAGGCTGAATTGCAGGCGGGAAAGGCCTTGGCCCAGGCCGGATATGACGCATTTAAAAATCCTATCGTTATTGAAGAGGCATGGGAAGAATTCCGGAATGCCAGAAAAGGTATGGATGCGTATAAGCCGGTCCTGCCCTGAGTTTTGTTAAGGGAAGTAATTTGAAAGATTACTTCCCTTACTCAGTATATATACTAAAGTGGACAGAGACTTCGAATCCGTAGGTAGCACGTTCGAGTCGTGTCAGACGCAGTCGTAATTACTTACAGGATAAGAAGATATCAAAGCTACCGGAAATCCTGGCTCTAATACCCTACGCCAGCTCCCCCGCAGCCTTTATTTTAACCCGGCAGGTGTTACCGGGGTAATATTGCAAGGGTATATCTTCCACGTCTATTATTTCCACGGTTTCGGGGATTGCTCCGCCCTGGACCGCTGTTTCAATGGCTTCCTTTCGGGCAATTTCCAGAGCCTGTTCCCGCGGTGTCTCATCATAGGATACCAGCTTTTCATAGGCGCCGCTTATCTTTGCGATCCCCGATCCAATGGCATTGGCTACCGCAAAATGATCAGGCTTTATCAGCCGCTTTACCCCGGCAAGATGTTCCGGCAACAGAACAGAACCACCGCCCACAAGAATCACATCGGCATCCTCATTGGACATCTTCATGGCATCGATATGTTCTTCCACCATTTCCACAATTCCGGCCATTGCCTTATCCGCAATTGCTTTGTCGATATGGGTAACCAGGGAAGGGTCGCCGATCTTGGCATACCCCAGGCGGACGGCGATATCCGTGGCGGTCAGCACATCACCGCCAAAAACCAGGGCCTTTTCCGTAATGGCGTAACCAACGCTATCGGGGCCAATGCTTACCGCGCCGTCCTTTTCGCGGATAATACTGCCGCCGCCTAAACCAAAGGAAACAACGTCGGGCATACGGAAGTTGGTACGGACCCCGCCGATGGTTACGGCTACACTGCTCTCCCGGGGAAATCCATTGTGAAGGATACCGATATCCGTGGTTGTGCCCCCCACATCAATAATGATGGCGTCGTTCACCTTTGAAAGATAGCTCGCCCCACGGATACTGTTGGTTGGTCCGCAAGCTATGGTAAGGATGGGATACTTGCGGGCGGTTTCAGCGCTCA
This region includes:
- a CDS encoding amidohydrolase, encoding MNETIKKWFDSHAADVIKLSDSLWDHPETAMNEQHSCAETTEFMRGQGFTVKAFNLLSGKPEEANCLIATYGSGKPVIGILGEFDALPNLGQDRVTTRTPKESPGHGCGHNLMASGGASAASALKLAMETEKLPGTLIYYGCPAEETLEGKVHMSKQGLFDKLDICLAWHPGPFALAVLEKSMQSSTALKFNFHGKTAHAAANPDLGRSALDAAELMNVGIQYLREHVSSDVRIHYIYTHGGVAPNVVPDYAQLYYYVRAQTRSANDEVLKRVIDVSEGAAKMTGTSTDYELLAGCYDVFINHRLNKLCQEALLKIPPIEYSDENKKFAAEVYRNATGKEPVSELLDTAVPPLTGIVSPMTGSTDVGDVTHILPTTQFMGAGMIGGLPFHHWAVTACTGTEIGHKAELQAGKALAQAGYDAFKNPIVIEEAWEEFRNARKGMDAYKPVLP
- a CDS encoding hydantoinase/oxoprolinase N-terminal domain-containing protein — protein: MYRLGIDVGGTNTDAVLIDKDLKVIAEVKLPTSSDIHGGISAAIQGILKKSKVDAKQITKAMLGTTQCTNAIVERKHLASIGVLRIAAPATLSLRPMVDWAADLKMIAAEVTIIGGGFEHDGKEIASFDEKAARAFFERCKARGIKSVAISGVFSTVREDHELEAGRLCHEVMGEDVYVSLSSKIGTMGLIERENAAILNAALYKVSNIFIDGFTDSLIEQGVANAAVYFSQNDGTLMSAETARKYPILTIACGPTNSIRGASYLSKVNDAIIIDVGGTTTDIGILHNGFPRESSVAVTIGGVRTNFRMPDVVSFGLGGGSIIREKDGAVSIGPDSVGYAITEKALVFGGDVLTATDIAVRLGYAKIGDPSLVTHIDKAIADKAMAGIVEMVEEHIDAMKMSNEDADVILVGGGSVLLPEHLAGVKRLIKPDHFAVANAIGSGIAKISGAYEKLVSYDETPREQALEIARKEAIETAVQGGAIPETVEIIDVEDIPLQYYPGNTCRVKIKAAGELA